In Antedon mediterranea chromosome 10, ecAntMedi1.1, whole genome shotgun sequence, one genomic interval encodes:
- the LOC140060603 gene encoding exosome complex component RRP46-like: protein MFTEIKSTKMQQQQCELRSFGSEIGGLTRSDGSATFNQGDTTVLVAVYGPGEVRQNKEIIDKATVEVVFKPKTGLPGVYEKSQERLIQNSCAAAILSALHPRTSILIVVQVIKDSGSLLSCCINAACLALMDAGVPMKYLICSITSALDKEGTVILDPTDKQCKDAASVMTFAFESRKQNIITTSLSGSCSIEQYNTCLAASKLASQKIFAFYRTSVERKLSKS, encoded by the exons ATGTTTACAGAAATAAAAAGCACAAAAATGCAGCAACAACAGTGTGAACTAAGGTCATTTGGCTCAGAAATAGGTGGATTAACTCGGTCAGATGGATCAGCAACTTTTAATCAAG GTGACACAACTGTTCTGGTTGCAGTATATGGTCCAGGAGAGGTTagacaaaataaagaaataattgatAAAGCCACAGTGGAAGTTGTCTTCAAACCTAAAACTGGCTTACCTG GTGTTTATGAGAAATCTCAAGAACGATTGATACAGAACTCCTGTGCTGCTGCTATCCTATCAGCTCTGCATCCAAGAACATCTATTCTGATTGTCGTTCAAGTCATCAAAGACTCTGGTTCA CTTCTGTCTTGTTGTATAAATGCAGCATGTTTAGCTCTAATGGATGCTGGTGTACCAATGAAGTATCTCATTTGCTCCATCACATCCGCTCTTGACAAAGAAGGCACAGTCATCTTAGATCCGACGGATAAACAATGCAAG GATGCAGCTTCTGTCATGACATTTGCTTTTGAAAGCcgcaaacaaaatattattacgaCGTCATTATCAGGGTCATGTTCCATTGAACAG TACAACACATGTTTAGCCGCATCCAAGTTGGCGTCTCAGAAGATTTTTGCCTTTTACCGAACATCTGTCGAAAGGAAGCTATCCAAGTCATAA
- the LOC140060599 gene encoding protein phosphatase 1B-like, protein MGSFLEKPKTEKENMSGNGNGLSYGISSMQGWRMEMEDAHTVKIGLPFNMHEWSFFAIFDGHAGPKVARYSAENLLDEILNNSDFKGTDQQVEKLEPTIDNIVKGIRTGFLNIDAKICNWTETVHGNERSGSTAVGVLISPTHYFFINCGDSRGVLCQNGEPVYSTQDHKPGNPEEMERIVKAGGQVYLQRVNGSLAVSRALGDYDYKLVRDKPAIEQLVSPEPTVTVRERSDQDQFIVLACDGIWDVMKNEDACEFILDRLKISHDLQDICSQVVDTCLFKGSRDNMSITLITLKAIPEVSEEAIQKDKELDEWLEKKIKELFDNAGNKEEVDIPYVLHGIKEEDIGQFPPGGGLQAKRIKIEELMQSIHPTYKKEEVGSI, encoded by the exons ATGGGATCGTTTTTAGAAAAGCCGAAAACTGAGAAGGAAAACATGAGCGGAAACGGGAACGGTCTTTCGTACGGCATCAGTAGTATGCAGGGATGGCGTATGGAAATGGAGGATGCTCACACCGTTAAAATCGGCTTACCGTTTAACATGCATGAATGGTCATTCTTTGCTATTTTTGACGGTCATGCGGGGCCGAAGGTTGCGCGTTATTCGGCCGAAAATCTATTGGacgaaattttaaataattccGATTTTAAAGGGACTGACCAACAAGTCGAAAAACTAGAACCAACGATAGATAACATTGTAAAAGGTATAAGGACgggatttttaaatattgatgcgAAAATCTGTAATTGGACTGAAACCGTTCACGGAAACGAAAGAAGTGGCTCTACAGCTGTAGGTGTACTAATCTCTCCCACGCACTACTTTTTCATTAACTGTGGTGATTCTAGGGGTGTTCTCTGCCAAAATGGGGAGCCTGTATACAGTACTCAAGATCATAAGCCCGGAAATCCAGAAGAGATGGAGCGCATAGTCAAAGCCGGCGGTCAGGTCTACTTGCAACGAGTAAACGGATCGCTGGCTGTTTCCCGGGCATTGGGGGATTACGATTATAAATTAGTCCGCGATAAACCAGCTATTGAACAACTGGTGTCTCCGGAACCGACAGTAACTGTACGGGAACGCAGCGACCAAGACCAGTTCATTGTGTTGGCTTGCGACGGCATTTGGGATGTCATGAAGAATGAGGATGCGTGTGAGTTTATATTGGATAGGCTTAAAATTTCTCATGACCTTCAAGACATCTGCAGTCAAGTTGTAGACACATGCCTATTTAAG GGTAGCCGAGATAACATGAGCATAACATTAATAACGCTAAAAGCTATCCCAGAAGTCTCTGAAGAAGCTATTCAAAAAGACAAAGAATTGGATGAATGGTTAGAAAAAAAGATAAAAG AACTATTTGACAATGCAGGAAATAAAGAAGAAGTTGATATACCTTATGTTCTTCATGGCATTAAAGAAGAGGATATTGGCCAGTTTCCCCCTGGAGGTGGACTGCAGGCTAA ACGGATAAAGATTGAAGAACTGATGCAGAGCATTCATCCTACATACAAGAAAGAGGAGGTAGGCTCTATCTGA
- the LOC140060528 gene encoding cytosolic beta-glucosidase-like: MSFLVLYLFCLTFTAIVADDEPTFIYPDTFNDAERDSFYYGTFPEDFLWSTATASYQIEGAWNVDGKGPSIWDTFTHEPGNIDNAHNGDDACDSYHKYQDDVNAMKALGLKYYRFSISWSRVLPNGTIDHINQPGIDYYNNLIDALKEADISPMVTLYHWDLPQALQDKGGWKNDEIIEHFADYSRLCFETFGDRVGFWITFNEPWVFTVMGHEYGSMAPGLIEPGTTPYIVAHNLLRSHAKAYHIYDDSYRATQKGQIGITLNSDYYQASDVDDPDTVEAAERAQQFVMGWFANPVYYGDYPDVMKTTIAEKSEKQGFNASRLPEFTEAEKLSLAGSSDFFGFNCYTTSYARPIKNTATPLVPPSWSTDQDVFSWKSPDWPTSGSDWLRPVPWGARRLLNWIKKKYGNPVIYITENGISTNDTFNVNDQIRIDYYSAYLSEVLKAIELDEVNVKGYTAWSLMDNFEWARGYTERFGLHYVDFNSQEKTRVPKDSATFYAKVIADNGFPSSGVQSSLVNGGVKVLVLAVAFVFGMK; this comes from the exons ATGTCGTTCCTAGTGTTATACCTGTTCTGTCTAACTTTCACTGCAATTGTCGCAGACGATGAACCAACATTCATATATCCAGATACGTTTAATGATGCAGAAAGGGACTCGTTTTACTATGGAACATTTCCAGAGGATTTTTTATGGAGCACTGCTACAGCATCGTATCAAATAGAAGGGGCGTGGAATGTGGATGGAAAGGGGCCAAGTATTTGGGACACATTCACTCACGAGCCTGGAAATATTGACAACGCGCACAACGGTGACGACGCCTGTGACAGCTACCATAAGTATCAGGATGACGTAAATGCCATGAAAGCTCTGGGCCTGAAGTATTATCGTTTTTCAATATCATGGTCGAGGGTCTTACCAAACGGAACCATAGATCACATCAATCAACCAGGTATCGATTACTACAACAATTTGATTGACGCCTTAAAAGAAGCCGACATCAGTCCAATGGTGACGTTATACCATTGGGATCTTCCACAAGCTCTTCAAGATAAAGGAGGTTGGAAGAACGATGAAATAATAGAGCATTTTGCCGATTACTCAAGACTTTGCTTTGAAACGTTTGGTGATCGTGTTGGGTTCTGGATAACTTTCAATGAACCGTGGGTGTTTACAGTCATGGGCCACGAGTATGGCTCCATGGCACCAGGCCTAATAGAGCCTGGAACCACTCCATACATTGTAGCTCATAATTTATTGAGATCCCATGCCAAAGCGTATCATATTTACGATGATTCCTATCGAGCAACACAGAAAGGACAGATTGGTATTACGTTAAACTCAGATTATTACCAGGCTTCTGATGTTGATGACCCAGACACAGTGGAAGCGGCCGAAAGAGCCCAGCAGTTTGTGATGGGATGGTTTGCCAATCCCGTATACTACGGAGACTACCCAGACGTTATGAAAACAACGATTGCTGAAAAAAGTGAAAAGCAAGGATTCAATGCATCACGCCTTCCAGAATTTACAGAGGCAGAGAAGTTGTCTCTGGCGGGTTCGTCAGACTTCTTTGGTTTCAACTGCTACACCACAAGCTACGCGCGACCTATAAAAAACACGGCAACCCCATTGGTACCACCTTCGTGGTCAACTGATCAAGACGTCTTTAGCTGGAAGAGTCCGGATTGGCCAACGTCTGGTTCTGACTGGTTACGTCCAGTGCCATGGGGTGCTCGACGTCTTCTTAACTGGATCAAGAAGAAGTACGGTAACCCTGTGATATACATTACTGAGAATGGCATTTCTACCAACGATACGTTTAATGTGAATGACCAAATTAGGATTGATTATTACAGCGCATATTTAAGTGAAGTATTAAAAG CGATTGAACTAGATGAAGTGAACGTCAAGGGATACACTGCTTGGTCTTTGATGGACAATTTTGAATGGGCACGTGGATACACAGAGCGATTCGGTCTTCACTACGTCGACTTCAACAGTCAAGAAAAGACCCGTGTTCCAAAGGACTCTGCTACATTCTACGCTAAGGTTATCGCAGATAATGGATTTCCATCATCTGGAGTACAGTCATCCCTGGTTAACGGCGGAGTAAAAGTTTTAGTGTTGGCTGTTGCTTTTGTTTTCGGAATGAAATAA